One region of Aurantimonas sp. HBX-1 genomic DNA includes:
- the kdpC gene encoding potassium-transporting ATPase subunit KdpC: MLSQIRAAATLLGIFTVLLGLLYPAAMTAVAGAVFPDQASGSLVTRDGTTVGSALIGQPFSQAGYLHPRPSAAGDGYDGAASSGTNLAPTSAKLAERIGADAAALKAETGASLLPADAVTTSGSGLDPDISPAYAALQAPRIAEARGMAVDDVRRLIAGGTSGRTFGILGEPRVNVLAVNVALDAAAPAATPDAVPQPGVPTASTATPAG; this comes from the coding sequence ATGCTTTCCCAGATCCGCGCCGCGGCGACACTCCTCGGCATCTTCACCGTGCTGCTCGGCCTCCTCTACCCGGCAGCCATGACCGCCGTCGCGGGTGCGGTCTTTCCGGACCAGGCGTCGGGCAGCCTCGTTACCCGCGACGGAACCACGGTCGGCTCGGCGCTGATCGGCCAGCCCTTCTCGCAGGCGGGATATCTCCATCCGCGCCCCTCGGCGGCGGGCGACGGCTACGATGGTGCCGCCTCCTCCGGCACCAACCTCGCGCCTACCAGCGCCAAGCTGGCCGAACGGATCGGGGCCGATGCCGCCGCGCTGAAGGCCGAGACCGGCGCCTCCCTGCTGCCGGCCGACGCCGTCACCACGTCCGGCAGCGGCCTCGACCCCGATATTTCGCCGGCTTACGCGGCGCTTCAGGCGCCGCGCATCGCCGAGGCGCGCGGCATGGCGGTCGACGATGTCCGGCGCCTCATCGCCGGCGGCACGTCGGGCCGGACGTTCGGCATCCTCGGCGAGCCCCGCGTCAACGTGCTCGCCGTGAACGTCGCGCTCGATGCCGCCGCCCCGGCGGCAACCCCCGATGCGGTCCCGCAGCCCGGCGTGCCCACGGCCTCGACGGCGACGCCCGCCGGTTGA